Within Kutzneria chonburiensis, the genomic segment CTCACCGAGCTCAGCCGGCCCGGTCCGCACGGCGTGCGGCGCGGCGACCTGGCCCTGGTCGGGCTGCCCGGCACCCTGTTCACTCCGCGCGGCGGCCACGGTCTGCCGGCGGTGGCGTTCGGGCACGGCTGGCTTCAGCCCCCGCACCGGTACCTCGGGCTGTTTCGGCACCTCGCGTCGTGGGGCGTGGTGGTCGCGGCGCCGGCGACGCATCGAGGCCCGCTGGCCTCGGCCCGGCTGTTCGCGGGGGACCTGCGCACGGCGCTGGACGTGGTCTCGGGTGTGCGGCTCGGCGACGGCGACATCGGTGTGGACGCCGAAAAACTGGCCCTCGGCGGGCATGGTGCCGGCGGCGGCGCGGCCGTGCTGGCGGCGGCCGAAGACGAGCGGGTACGCGGCGTTTTCACTGTCGCCGCTTCGGAAACGATGCCGTCGGCGGTCGACGCGGCTCGGCTGTGTCTGATGCCGGCGGTGCACCTGGCGGCCGAGGAAGACCTGATCTCGCCGCCGGTCGGCCACGCCGAGGCCATCGCCCAGAACTGGGGCGGGCCGGTGCAGACGCGGACCATTCCCGGCGCCAACCACCTCGGTTTCACCGAAGGGCGGCACTGGAGCGAACTGCTGCTGAGCGGCCGCGGCGAGGCCAAGACGCAGACCGTGGCCAAGGCGGTCATCACGGCGTTTCTGTTGCGGCAGTTGAACGGCGACCGCACCTACGACGAGCTGCTGTACGGCGACGTGAAGCGAGCACCCGTCACGTACCAGCGTGCGGGCCGTACGACGACGGCCCGCACGCGGGGCTAGCTATTCCATCCAGCTCTGGTTCGAGTAGTCGTCATCGTCGTCGTAGACGGGACGCGCGGTGCGCCGCGGCGTCGGCCGCGGCGGCGGGGTGACCTCGGGCATCTGGAAGGACGGCGCGGGCGGCGGGTTGTACT encodes:
- a CDS encoding alpha/beta hydrolase; the encoded protein is MARRKPLTAKQALTELSRPGPHGVRRGDLALVGLPGTLFTPRGGHGLPAVAFGHGWLQPPHRYLGLFRHLASWGVVVAAPATHRGPLASARLFAGDLRTALDVVSGVRLGDGDIGVDAEKLALGGHGAGGGAAVLAAAEDERVRGVFTVAASETMPSAVDAARLCLMPAVHLAAEEDLISPPVGHAEAIAQNWGGPVQTRTIPGANHLGFTEGRHWSELLLSGRGEAKTQTVAKAVITAFLLRQLNGDRTYDELLYGDVKRAPVTYQRAGRTTTARTRG